A single region of the Eublepharis macularius isolate TG4126 chromosome 14, MPM_Emac_v1.0, whole genome shotgun sequence genome encodes:
- the C14H4orf19 gene encoding uncharacterized protein C4orf19 homolog: MGCRCCKMIQSYIFDPQEVQASGCINEINNYRYDTQDGGKFKCKYNVEIQVHKNELQKAELQPTVNRNKLNNTKDAVRNHRNTAVHEEGLSNCLEKSNININGVHSYSNLKSNHSANQNKEVSIHVCSAQRPSCSARELSQPQEFGDKILEADHSQLPLEAIESNQYRQLPTTGEKGSLAQSATLEAQNNGICSPAPDFSKNATQQTMVGSESLSNSYTHPTQSTECTVLNKHEDPALCKAKRCNSGDQTCKTGTVNGRAQDKTASDSPSSPRSKAGALLEAGEVCCGDFNGEFEDEDADIAEALAALEAATAGEDLEEEGEEC, from the exons ATGGGGTGCAGGTGCTGCAAAATGATACAAAG CTACATCTTTGATCCACAGgaagtgcaggcatcgggctgcATCAATGAAATCAACAACTACAGGTACGACACTCAAGATGGAGGCAAATTCAAATGCAAGTACAACGTTGAAATCCAAGTCCATAAAAATGAACTGCAGAAGGCGGAGTTGCAACCAACTGTAAACAGAAACAAACTAAACAACACTAAGGATGCTGTTCGGAACCACAGGAATACGGCTGTTCACGAGGAAGGGCTCAGTAACTGTCTTGAAAAAAGCAATATCAATATCAATGGTGTGCACTCCTATTCGAATCTCAAATCCAATCACAGCGCAAACCAAAATAAAGAGGTCAGCATACACGTCTGCTCTGCTCAGCGGCCCAGTTGTTCAGCCAGAGAGCTCTCTCAACCACAAGAGTTCGGTGACAAAATCTTAGAAGCAGACCACTCACAGCTACCTTTGGAGGCCATAGAAAGCAACCAATACAGGCAATTACCGACTACAGGAGAAAAGGGCTCTCTAGCTCAAAGTGCCACACTGGAGGCCCAAAACAATGGCATATGCTCACCTGCTCCAGACTTCTCCAAAAATGCCACTCAACAGACAATGGTTGGAAGTGAGAGTCTGTCAAACAGCTACACACACCCAACTCAAAGCACAGAGTGTACAGTTTTAAACAAACATGAGGACCCGGCATTATGCAAGGCTAAAAGGTGCAACTCAGGAGATCAAACCTGCAAAACAGGGACTGTAAATGGGCGTGCTCAGGACAAAACAGCCAGCGATAGCCCCTCCTCCCCGAGGTCCAAGGCAGGAGCTTTACTAGAAGCTGGAGAGGTTTGctgtggagattttaatggagagTTTGAGGACGAGGATGCAGACATCGCAGAGGCCCTTGCAGCCCTGGAGGCTGCTACAGCAGGCGAagatttggaggaggagggagaggaatgttaG